One Setaria viridis chromosome 7, Setaria_viridis_v4.0, whole genome shotgun sequence genomic region harbors:
- the LOC117862572 gene encoding 7-deoxyloganetin glucosyltransferase, with protein sequence MGSLPPAEGEGRQLQPPHAVMIPYPAQGHVTPMLQLAKLLHARGFHVTFVNNEFNHRRHLRARGPAALDGAPGFRFAAIDDGLPPCDADATQDVPALCHSTMTTCFPRFKDLVARLNDEAERDGRPAVTCVVADSTMTFALRAARELGLRCATLWTASACGFITYYHYRHLVDRGLVPLRDEAQLTDGYLDTVIDWVPAAPADLRLRDFPSFVRTTDPDDVMLNFFIHETAGMSQASAVVINTFDELDAPLLDAMSKLLPPVYTVGPLPLAARNTVPRDSPVAAMGSNLWKEQDAPLRWLDGRPPRSVVYVNFGSITVMSAEQLAEFAWGLANTGYAFLWNVRPDLVKGGGDSGGAGLPAGFAAATEGRSMLSTWCPQAAVLEHEAVGVFLTHSGWNSTLESICGGVPMVCWPFFAEQQTNCRFKRTEWGIGMEIGDDVRRGEVEALIREAMEGEKGKEMHRRVTELRESAVAAARPGGRSIRNLDRLIDEVLAPGLNTQH encoded by the coding sequence ATGGGGTCGTtgccgccggcggagggggaggggcgccagcTCCAGCCGCCACACGCGGTGATGATCCCGTACCCGGCGCAGGGCCACGTGACGCCGATGCTGCAGCTGGCCAAGCTCCTCCACGCGCGGGGCTTCCACGTCACCTTCGTCAACAACGAGTtcaaccaccgccgccacctgcgcGCGCGGGGTCCGGCCGCGCTCGACGGCGCGCCGGGGTTCCGCTTCGCCGCCATCGACGACGGCCTCCCGCCCTgcgacgccgacgccacccagGACGTCCCGGCGCTCTGCCACTCCACCATGACCACCTGCTTCCCGCGGTTCAAGGACCTCGTCGCCAGGCTCAACGACGAGGCCGAGCGCGACGGCCGCCCCGCCGTCACCTGCGTCGTCGCCGACAGCACCATGACGTTCGCGCTCCGCGCCGCGCGGGAGCTGGGGCTCCGCTGCGCCACGCTCTGGACCGCCAGCGCCTGCGGCTTCATCACCTACTACCACTACCGCCATCTCGTCGACCGCGGCCTCGTCCCGCTCCGGGACGAGGCCCAGCTAACCGACGGCTACCTCGACACCGTCATCGACTGGgtccccgccgcgccggccgaccTGCGCCTCCGCGACTTCCCAAGCTTCGTCCGCACCACCGACCCGGACGACGTCATGCTCAACTTCTTCATCCACGAGACCGCCGGCATGTCGCAGGCGTCGGCGGTGGTCATCAACACCTTCGACGAGCTCGACGCGCCGCTGCTTGACGCCATGTCAAAACTCCTCCCGCCCGTCTACACCGTGGGCCCGCTCCCGCTTGCAGCGCGGAACACCGTGCCACGGGACAgccccgtcgccgccatggGCTCCAACCTGTGGAAGGAGCAGGACGCGCCGCTCCGGTGGCTCGacggccgcccgccgcgctcCGTCGTGTACGTCAACTTCGGGAGCATCACGGTGATGTCCGCCGAGCAGCTGGCGGAGTTCGCGTGGGGCCTCGCCAACACCGGCTATGCCTTCCTCTGGAACGTGCGCCCGGACCTCgtcaagggcggcggcgactccggcggcgccgggctgccggcggggttcgcggcggcgacggagggcCGGAGCATGCTGTCGACGTGGTGCCCGCAGGCGGCGGTGCTGGAGCACGAGGCGGTGGGGGTGTTCCTGACGCACTCGGGGTGGAACTCCACGCTGGAGAGCATCTGCGGCGGCGTGCCCATGGTGTGCTGGCCATTCTTCGCGGAGCAGCAGACCAACTGCCGGTTCAAGCGCACCGAGTGGGGCATCGGGATGGAGATCGGCGACGACGTCAggcgcggcgaggtggaggcgctcATACGGGAGGCCATGGAGggggagaaggggaaggagatgCACCGCCGCGTGACGGAGCTCAGGGAGAgcgccgtggccgcggcgagGCCGGGCGGAAGGTCCATCCGCAACCTGGACAGGCTCATCGACGAGGTGCTCGCTCCTGGCTTGAACACCCAACACTAG